Proteins co-encoded in one Phycisphaeraceae bacterium genomic window:
- the rplU gene encoding 50S ribosomal protein L21: MYAIIEESGGQRKVTQGDEVFIDLYQHGGASIGDKITFDKVLVVGPEGGTAKIGTPYVAGASVSAEVLEPVAKGDKIYIHKFRAKKGYRRKTGHRQRFTRVKITAIAG; the protein is encoded by the coding sequence ATGTACGCCATCATCGAAGAATCGGGCGGCCAGCGCAAGGTCACACAGGGCGACGAAGTCTTCATCGACCTCTATCAGCACGGCGGAGCCAGCATCGGCGACAAGATCACCTTTGACAAGGTGCTGGTTGTCGGGCCTGAAGGCGGCACCGCGAAAATCGGTACGCCGTATGTCGCGGGCGCGAGCGTCTCGGCTGAAGTCCTTGAACCCGTGGCCAAGGGTGACAAGATCTACATCCACAAGTTCCGCGCCAAGAAGGGCTATCGTCGCAAGACCGGCCACCGCCAGCGCTTCACGCGCGTCAAGATTACCGCGATCGCGGGCTGA